The Tolypothrix sp. PCC 7712 region ACCCGTTTACAGCATAGGCTCTTCTGCTTTCTTCCTTCTAACTTTTACCTTTGCTATATGGCCCGCGACTATTATGAAATTCTGGGTGTCTCTCGTGACGCCGACAAAGAAGAAATCAAACAAGCCTACCGCCGCCTAGCCCGGAAGTATCACCCAGACGTGAACAAAGAACCGGGAGCAGAGGAGCGGTTTAAGGAAATTAATCATGCTTATGAAATACTTTCTGAGCCAGAAATCAGAGAACGTTATAACCGTTTTGGTGAAGCCGGAGTCTCTGGTGGATCTGCTGGCTTCCAAGATGTAAGTGAAGGCTTTGCTGATATCTTTGAAAGCATTTTCAGCGGCTTTGCTGGTGGAATGGGTGGTCAAACACAAAGAAGACGCAGTGGGCCTGTACGAGGTGATGACCTGCGCTTAGACCTGAAGTTAGATTTTAGAGAAGCGGTATTTGGCGGAGAAAAAGAAATTCGCATCTCTCATCTAGAAACCTGTGATATCTGTAGCGGTTCTGGTGCAAAACCGGGAACTCGGCCGCGGACTTGTTCGACTTGTAGCGGTTCTGGTCAAGTACGTCGTGTAACTAGAACACCTTTTGGCAGTTTTACCCAAGTTTCAACTTGTCCTACCTGTAATGGTACGGGGATGGTGATTGAAGATAAATGTGAAGCTTGTGATGGTAAGGGTACAAATCAAATCACCAAAAAACTCAAAATTACCATTCCCGCTGGTGTGGATAATGGTACGCGCTTGCGAATCTCTCAAGAAGGAGATGCAGGACAAAGAGGAGGCCCCCCAGGAGATTTATACGTCTACTTATTCGTGAATGAAGACGAAGAATTTCATCGGGATGGCATTAACATTCTTTCGGAAATTAAAGTTAGTTACCTGCAAGCAATTTTAGGCTGCCGTTTAGAAGTAGATACGGTAGATGGGCCAGTGGAATTAATCATCCCCCCTGGAACCCAGCCGAATACAGTGATGAAGTTAGAAAATCGTGGTGTCCCACGCTTGGGTAATCCTGTGAGCCGGGGTGACCATCTGCTGACGGTACTAATTGATATTCCTACCAAGGTAACCCCAGAGGAGAGAGAATTGTTAGAGAAGCTCGCTAAAATTAAGGGAGACCGCACTGGTAAAGGTGGTCTAGAAGGATTCTTGGGTAATCTGTTTAAGTAATGCAGCTATCTTCTCTCTCATCTCCTGATGCTCAACTTGATTTACGCGGGACTCCTTGCCCGATAAATTTTGTGCGGACAAAATTACGTCTAGAAAAAATGCCACCAGGGAGTTTGCTAGAAGTTTGGCTAGACCCTGGGGAGCCAATTGAGCAAGTTCCTGATAGCTTGGTAATGGCAGGCTATCAGGTAGAACAAATTGCAGATTGCGCTGGTTATTTTTCCTTGTTAGTACGCCGTCCTGCGATCGCCCAATGACAGGAGAAGTTAATTTTGCTACTGGACAGTTACTCGGTACGGTTCTAGCTGTACAGGCAAATTTTTATCAAGTACAGCTGGATTTAGGGGACAAGGAGGAAAAATCAGATGAAAATTTCAGTGCCTCCCCCTATCCCTCCATGCTGCTCTGTACCCGCAGAACACGCTTGAAAAAAATTGGGCAACAGGTAATGGTAGGCGATCGCGTCGTTATTGAAGAACCCGATTGGGCTGGGGGACGTGGGGCGATCGCTGATGTTTTACCTCGTCAAACTGAGTTAGACCGTCCACCAATTGCTAATGCCAACCAACTTTTGCTGGTATTTGCTGTTGCCGATCCGCCTTTGGAACCCTATCAGTTAAGTCGCTTTTTGGTGAAAGGGGAATCTACTAATCTAGATGTGCTGTTATGCCTGAACAAAAGTGATTTAGTTTCACCACAGATGCAACAGGAGATTAGCGATCGCCTGGTTGGGTGGGGATATCAGCCAATATTTATTAGTGTAAAAAATGGTATAAATATTGGCTATTTATCTGAATATTTAAATAATAAAATTACTGTAATTGCTGGCCCATCGGGAGTTGGTAAATCAAGTTTAATTAATTTACTAGTGCCCAATGTTAATTTGCGTGTCGGTGAAGTTTCGGGTAAATTAGCTCGTGGTCGCCACACTACCCGCCACGTAGAGTTATTTGAATTGCCCACTCAAGGATTACTGGCTGATACTCCCGGTTTTAACCAACCTGACCTTGATTGTACTCCCGAAGAATTAGTTCATTACTTCCCCGAAGCCAGAGCGAGGTTAGCTACAGGTAGCTGTCGGTTTAGTGATTGTTTGCATCGAGAAGAACCTGATTGCGCCGTGCGGGGAGATTGGGAACGCTATCCACATTATTTGGAATTTTTGTCTGATGCGATCGCCTATCAAACTCAGCGTCAACAACAAGCAGATCCTGAATCAACACTGAAGTTGAAAACTAAAGGCAAAGGTCAGGCTCAATACGAACCAAAATTAGAGAGTAAAAAATATCGTCGTGTGGCTCGTAAGACACAACTGCAAGCGTTACAGGATTTATACCAAGACAGTGAAGAATGAAGCGCCTAAACGCGCAATACCTTGCCTATAAAGGCTTTAGCATATTTTAATGACGGTCATATTAACATGAGAAAACCTACAAAGTAAAGACTTTGTAGGCAAGATTTACATTATAGGATAGCTTTATCGTAACACTTGCCTAATGCAACTACTTGCTTGATAGGAAAATTATACGAACTTGATCTAATCGATAAACTTTTTAAATTAATGCGTAAATAGCTTTAAAGCTATACAGTTTTATTTTAATTGTCAATTCTCATCAAACCATAAAATTTATTTATTAATTGTCAAACTAAAGTCTTACAGGTGATAAAACATATCAGTATTTGGCGCTAAGAGAGTCTGGCATCTTGAAGACTCAATATGCTTTGATGCAGGCAATATTTAATATGTATTTAGTAGTTTGACCTGAGGGCTAGAACTTGTAATTCTCAGTGAGAATTGTTCATTCCACATTATTAGGATTTGGCGGAATGAGACAGGAACCGAACAGTCTCTCGCCACTACACAACATAATTTGTGGTAGAGATAGCGATTATTTTGTTGTGCAACGATATTTTCTAGAGAAAAAATCATTAATTAATGTCACAACTCCAATAAAGTCTTAAAATATTGTTAATTTCTGCTAAACCCCTCGACCTTCAATTTCCACGTACCACCCCAGAATAATTATGGCTATAGGCTACGTCGCGCTTGTTCTCCACGCACATCTACCCTTCGTTCGTCACCCAGAAAGTGATTATGTGTTGGAGGAAGAATGGCTATATGAAGCCATTACTGAAACTTATATTCCCTTATTGAAAGTATTTGAAGGACTAAAGCGAGACGGTATCGACTTTAAAATCACGATGAGCATGACACCACCTTTGGTATCAATGCTCCGCGATCCCTTGTTACAAGAACGTTATGATGCACACTTAGCCCAACTAGAAGAACTGATCGAACTAGAAGCGGAGCGTAATATTCATAATGGACATTTGAAGTATTTAGCAGAACATTACGCTACTGAGTTTAATGAAGCGCGTCAGATATGGGAACGCTATAAGGGTGATTTGGTAACTGCTTTTAAGGAGTACCAAGATACAAATAACCTGGAAATTATTACTTGTGGTGCTACCCACGGCTATTTCCCACTTATGAAAATGTATCCACAGGCTGTGTGGGCACAAATTCAAGTAGCTTGTGAACACTATGAGGAAACCTTTGGTAAACCACCAAGAGGCATTTGGTTGCCTGAGTGTGCTTACTATGAAGGTGTCGAACGGATGCTGGCAGATGCAGGGTTGCGCTACTTCCTCACCGATGGTCATGGTATTCTTTATGCCCGTCCCCGCCCTCGGTTTGGCACCTATGCCCCCATCTTTACCGAAACTGGTGTGGCTGCTTTTGGACGCGATCACGAATCTTCTCAACAGGTATGGTCTTCTGAGGTGGGCTATCCTGGTGCAGCAGAATACCGCGAGTTTTACAAAGATTTGGGCTGGGAAGCAGAATATGAGTATATTAAGCCCTACATCATGCCCAACGGACAGAGGAAAAATACGGGCATCAAGTATCACAAAATTACTGGACGTGGGTTAGGTCTTTCCGATAAAGCCCTTTATGACCCCTACTGGGCGAGAGAAAAAGCAGCAGAACATGCCGCTAACTTTATGTATAATCGGGAACGGCAAGCTGAACATTTACATGGGATCATGCAGCGTCCGCCGATTATTGTTTCGCCCTATGATGCAGAGTTATTTGGACATTGGTGGTATGAAGGCCCCTGGTTTATTGATTACTTGTTCCGTAAATCATGGTATGACCAAAAAACCTATGCCATGACGCACTTAGCAGATTATTTACGCGAACAGCCGACTCAACAAGTTTGTCGTCCTTCACAGTCGAGTTGGGGTTACAAAGGATTCCATGAATATTGGTTAAATGATACCAATGCATGGATTTATCCCCATTTGCACAAAGCGGCGGAACGGATGATTGAAATTTCGCACTTGGAACCAGAAGATGAATTGCAGTGGAAAGCTTTAAACCAAGCAGCGCGGGAATTATTATTAGCACAATCTTCCGACTGGGCATTTATCATGCGGACAGGAACAATGGTTCCTTATGCGGTGAGAAGAACGCGATCGCACTTGATGCGCTTCAATAAAATTTACGATGATGTAAAAATTGGCAAAGTTGATAGCGGTTGGTTAGAAAAAGTCGAATTGATGGATAATATCTTTCCGAGTATCAACTATCGCGTTTATCGTCCGTTGTAATTAGGGATTGGGGATTGGGGACTGGGGACTGGGGACTGGGGACTGGGAATTTTATTCTGAACGGGTGGTGAGCCGCCCGTTAGATGTTTCCAAATAAATATATATAAAATTAGGGTGGGCATTGCCTATCCTAATTTTTTTTGGTGAAGTGTTCGAGCGATCGCTGTAATTTTCTCAATTACCCATTACCCATTACTCATTACTCATTACTCATTACTCATTACTCATTACTCATTACTCATTACTCATTACTCATTACTCATTACTCATTACTCATTACTCATTACCCATTCCCCATTCCCTCCTTATCTGAAAAATTGCTGAGAAAATCGTGAAAACTAAATCGGAAATTCCATTAAATTTCTCAGCCAAGCTTTAGGTGTTCATAACTTAAGGGTTGCTACGTACCGTGATACTGAAAGCAGTTCACAAGGCAGCAACTCATAAACTTATGCAGCAAGCGTCTCAAGCTACAGTCATCTTGGGTGGTGGCTTCGCTGGATTGTTTACAGCTTTACACCTTAGCCAGCGAAAATATACACATCAGGTAATTTTAATTGAACAGCGCGATCGCTTCAGTTTTAAACCGTTGTTGTATGAACTACTCAGCGGTGAACTGCATAGCGCCCAAGTTTACCCTCGCTACAAAGAACTGCTAGCAAGTAGTAGTGTCACTTTTGTGCAAGATACGGTGAAATCAATTGATTTAGAGCAAAGCCGAGTAACTCTAACATCAAGTAGGATTTTTAACTACAGAAACTTAGTATTAGCACTTGGTAGCAAAACAACCTACTTTAATACTCCCGGTGCGGCAGAATATGCCATGCCTTTTACATCGGGAGAACAGGCGATCGCACTGAGAAAACACTTACGTCACCGTCTACATCAAGCAATTCAAACTTCAGATCCAGCACGGCGGCGGCTACTGCTGACTGTTGCTATTATCGGGGCGGGGCCTGCTGGTATTGAATTAGCTTGTACATTAGCAGATTTGTTGCCTATTTGGTACGACGAATTAGGCGGTGATGCGGCGGAAATTCGGGTGGTGTTAATTAACCGCAGTAAAGAAATTCTCAAAGGGGATGTAAATAGCCATTTGCGTTGTACAGCTCAACGTGCGCTGAAAGGGCGTATAATTCCCGTCGATTTTCTCTTTGATGCAGCTGTCAGCAAAATTCAAGCTGACAGTGTTGAGTATCAACAAAATAATAAAACGCAGATTTTGCAAGTGGGAACCATCGCTTGGACGGCGGGAACAACAGCTAATCCCTTGTTGATGAATTTACCAGTTGCAAATAATCGCGGGCGATTGCTGGTGACACCGACATTGCAACTTCCAGATTTTCCCGAAGTATTTGCCGCCGGAGACTGTGCTGCAGATAGCGATCAGCCTCAACCACCAACTGCACAAGTAGCTTATCAACAAGGAATTGCGATCGCGCAAAATATCCAGCATCAGCGCGAAGGAAAATCGCCTATTCCTGTAGAAATCAAGATGCGCGGGACTTTGATGAAACTGGGACTCAATGAAGGTGTGGCGAACTTGTTCAATAAAGTTCAAATTCCAGGACAACCCGGCCATCTAATTCGGGAAGCCACATACTTACAACTATTACCAAACGCTGCTCATAATCGCAAAATTACAACTGAGTGGCTTACCGATGAATTATTCCAGCGTCATCGTCCTGCTTCTTATATGCAACTAGGGCAAACGCCTTGGTTATCTGGGGTTGCAACCTTAGCTGCGGGAGTAATTTTCGCTACTCCCTTAGTATGGCGCGCTGCTCAACCTATGCAATTTCAGCAAAATCTGCATTGGACAGGGGTACCAACTCTACTCAATCAACTTGCACCCCCTCCTCAATAAGCTTTGCTCTCAGCCTTCTTTTCTGCGTGAAATCAACTTTATTTTATCTTCAGGAGTACATCAATGAGATACTTACTTAACCTGCGGACTGCTGTTAGCGTCAATCGCATTATCATGGGGCTTTTCTTTTTCGTTTCTGGGATTGCTAATTATCTCAACTTTAATGTTGCTAACGGTTTCTATCAAACTGTCATCACACAAAAACTACAAATAATTGGCCCAGGAATTCCTCCGGGATGGGAAGGGATAGGGCCGCTACCTTCATTAATTGCAATTCCTTATGCTTGGTTACTACCTTTAGCAGAAATTTTAGTAGGTGCATTATTTGCACTTAACTATTGGGTGCGGTGGACAGGTTTACTATTAATTCTCATGACTTTTAGTATCATTTTGGCATTTGGTATTATCCCCGCTGGTACTTTATTTCCTAATGGCGCAGAAAGTTTTAACAAAAATATTCTCTTCATGACATTGATTTGGATATGTATTGCCTACGATGCTTATGAGCAGAAAATGAGCCGCCGCCGCACTGAAGCAATGGCTAATTATGCTGTTAATAATGCGATGGATGATATGTGATGGGATGGGGAATGGGGAATGGGGAATGGGTAATTGGTAATTGGTAATTGGTTATCAGTTGAGTCTGTTCCAAGATTGCTAAAATTAAACTCTGAACAATTGGTGATTACTATTAAATAGTACATGTAGTTTGCCAAAAAAAATGTAATTTTTGCGTGACTAATCATTAATTACGAATTACGAATTACGAATTACGAATTAGTAATTTTTTCTCTCTTTTACTGGAATAAAATTCATGGCTACTGCACATTACGATGTCATCATTATTGGTACTGGTGCCGGTGGTGGTACACTTGCTTATCGTTTGGCTCCCACTGGTAAAAAAATTCTAATTCTGGAACGTGGTGCTTTTTTACCGCGTGAAAAAGCTAATTGGGACACGGTGGAAGTGGTGCAAAAAGACCGCTATCATACTAACGAAGTTTGGTATGACCAAAAAGGAAATGCGATTCATCCTGGCACAGGGTATTTTGTCGGTGGTAATACTAAAGTTTATGGTGGGGCGCTATTTCGTTGGCGTGAACAAGACTTTGAGCAAGTGATTCATAAGGGTGGAATTTCACCCGAATGGCCTTTAAAATATCGGGATTTTGCACCTTATTATATTGAAGCTGAAAAGCTTTATGAAGTACATGGTCAGCGAGGTTTAGATCCAACTGAACCAAATGCAACAGAAGATTATCCCTATCCTGCGATTCAACATGAACCACGGATTCAAGAAATACATGATTCGCTCAAAATAGAAGGCTATCATCCGTTTTATTTACCACTTGCTATTAAGCTAAATGAAGTTAATCGTCGTTTAAGTAATTGCATTCGTTGCAATACTTGTGATGGATTTCCTTGTTTAGTAGATGCGAAAGCTGATGCAGATGTTAATTGTGTGCGTCCAGCAGAAAAGTATGATAATGTCACCCTGATCACGAAAGCTAAGGTAAATCGATTACATACAAATTCTTCTGGGCGAGAAGTCAATGCTGTAGAAGCTGAAATTAACGGCGAAATTCACTTTTTCTCTAGTGATATTGTCGTTGTTGCTTGCGGTGCAATTAATTCTGCGGCTTTGTTGTTGCGTTCAGCTAACGATCAGCATCCCAATGGATTAGCGAATAGTTCCGATCAGGTGGGACGCAACTTCATGAAGCATCAAAATGGCGCGATTATTGGAGTCAGTTTAAAATCCAATCCTACGTCTTTTCAAAAAACCCTAGCAATTAATGATTTTTACTGGGGAGATGAAGATTATGATTATCCAATGGGTCATGTGCAATTACTAGGCAAAGTCAATGCTGATATGATTGCTCAAGAATCGCCATCGGTTTTAGGGCTATCATTTCGAGAACGACATACATTTGAAGCGATCGCAACTCATTCGGTAGACTGGTGGCTGACTGCTGAAGATTTACCCGATCCTAACAATCGCGTCACGCTGAGAAATGATTCTGTACAGTTAAATTACACCGAAAACAACACCGAAGCCTACAACCGACTACTCAACCGCTGGACGCAAGTACTAAAAATGATTGGTTGCGGTGAACGGATTATTCCCGCCTCCTTCTATTTCCGCAAAAAACTACCTTTGCAAGGCGTAGCGCACCAATGCGGTACTTGTCGCTTTGGTGAAGATCCCAAAACTTCCGTATTAGATATTAATTGCCGCACCCATGACATTGATAATTTATATGTAGTTGATGGTAGTTTCTTCCGTTCTAGTGCTGCTGTTAACCCGACTCTGACAATTATCGCCAATGCTTTACGCGTAGGCGATCGCTTAATCGAACGTCTGGCTTAGAGACTTGTAATTCTTAATTACGAATTACGAATTACGAATTACGAATTACCGATATCTTGTTTGCGCGATCGCCTGATGCCATGAGTCTAGTAAACTTAAGCGATGATCAGCGCTAATTTTCGGCTCAAACCATTGATCGGCTTGCCATTGCTGCAAAATTTCGGCTTCACTTTCCCAATAACCAATCGCTAAACCTGCTAAGTAAGCAGCACCCAAGGCTGTAGTTTCAGTAATTTTGGGACGCACAACGGGTACACCTAAAATATCTGCCTGAAATTGCATTAATAAATTATTGCGAGATGCACCGCCATCTACCCGCAATTCTCGCAGATGTAGCTGAGAATCTTGGCGCATCGCCTCTATCACATCAGCCGTTTGATAAGCTATGCTTTCTAAGGCTGCACGGGCAATATGGGCATTAGTTGAACCACGAGTTAAACCAGTAATCGTACCACGAGCGTAACTATCCCAATAAGGTGCGCCTAAACCGACGAATGCAGGTACAAAATAAACGCCACCAGTATCAGGAACGCTAGCTGCTAAGGCTTCAACATCTTCACTGTGCTTGATAATTTCCAATCCATCACGCAACCATTGCACAACTGCGCCAGCAATAAAGACGCTACCTTCTAAAGCGTAGTCAGTACGTCCATTGATGCGCCAGGCGATGGTTGTTAGTAACTTGTGCTTGGATAACATGGGCTGATTGCCTGTATTCAGCAGTATAAAGCAACCTGTGCCGTAAGTATTTTTCGCCATGCCAGATTGCAATGATGCTTGCCCAAATGTCGCTGCTTGTTGGTCTCCAGCAATGCCTGCAATGGGAATGCGGCTACCAAAAATCCCTTCAGATGTATATCCATATACTTCTGACGAACTCCGCACTTCTGGCAGCAGGGAACGGGGAATATTGAGAATGGACAGCAATTCCTCATCCCATTGCTGAGTATGAATATTGAATAACAACGTCCTGCAAGCATTAGTAACATCTGTGATGTGGAGTTCTCCCTGAGTGAGTTTCCACATTAACCAGCTATCGACAGTGCCAAATACTAGTTCTCCACGTTCGGCTTTTTCGCGGGCGTAAGGTACATTATCAAGTAACCATTTAACTTTAGTACCGCTAAAGTAAGCATCGATTACTAATCCTGTTTTTTGCTGGAATGTTGTTTCATATCCCGCTGCTTTCAGTTGATCGCAGTCAGCAGCAGTGCGACGATCCTGCCAAACGATCGCATTGTAAATCGGCTTACCTGTTTTACGATCCCAGACTATAGTAGTTTCTCGTTGATTGGTAATGCCAATAGCTGCAATATCACTGGCTTTAATACCAATGCGCGCTAAGGCTTCATTCGCCACACCAACTTGCGAAGACCAAATTTCATCAGCATCATGCTCTACCCAGCCAGGTTGCGGAAAGATTTGTGTAAACTCTTTCTGAGCAACCGTCAGCATATCGCCATCACGGTTAAATATAATAGAGCGCGAGCTAGTAGTACCTTGGTCAAACGCCAGAATATATTTAGTCATAGGATTAGCATGAATTGATTCATTCCCAGGTGAGTGAACTGCACAAAGCGCATCTCAAAATATAGCGCGATCGCACTCACCCTCAAGTTGTCAATTTTGAAACTTTTAAGTTATACCAATTCAAATAATGTTTGCGACACATCAATATATTCTAGATGGCACGGCACGCCGTGCCCCTACAATCTGTTGCATTCTTGGCGTTGCTGATTGATGGGATGATTTTTGTCTCACGCATTCGACGTTCGCGCAGCGTCTCGTAGAGAAGTCGTTCTCGCAGAGTAGGCGCAAAGGCAAGCCAGTGCGTTGGGCGGCTCTGCCGACTTGAAGCAACTGGCGCGCAAAGAATCGACTTTTAGCTTTTTCCAGAAGTCTGAATTCATCCCGCAAATATGCAACGCCGCATTCTTTTTTCCCATTGGTATTACTCAACAAAAAACCGAACAATAATTTTGGAGGGGGTTTGGGGGACGCAACCGTCACCCAATCGGGGGTTTGGGGGAGAATCCCCCAATTCTTCTGGCTTCTTGAATCAGTGATACAAAATCAAAAAATGTTCGCGACGCATCAATATATTCCAGAGGGCACGGCACGCCCATTGGTGTCAACTTAACGTGAAACCCGCTCTTGTGCAAGGTTTCGCCCTCACCCCCAACCCCTCTCCCGGCGGGAGAGGGGAGCAAGAGATTTAATTCCCCTTCTCCTGGGGGAGAAGGGGTTAGGGGATGAGGGCGCGAGGTATTTGTACAACGCCCGCCCTATATAGCTTTTAGCTTAAGTTGACACGTATGCGGCACGGCGTGCCCCTACAATCTGTCGCATTCTTTTTTCAAATTGGTCTTACTAGTTCGCCAAGTTTCCTTGGCGGGTAAAAGGTGAAGGGTTAAGGGTTAAAGGTTTTTATCCCTTACCCTTTTCCCTTTCCCCTTTTCCCATAACTTTTTCTGTACTAAGGTAGTAGACTGCACAATAGTCTTTAGATGAAAATACTATAAATCGACAGCCATAGTGTACTTAAGATGGAAGGGACAAATAAAGCTAATCCAGAAGGTTTTTGGCCGCTAAATTTTCTTAAAAAGCTGCTTATAGCTCATTGGCGTTCTTTATTAATCTTGTTAATAGGAGTTTATTTACCTTTTCAGCTGTTTGAACTTTTGGCAGTTAAGGTATGGCAGAATGCAGGCGGTTTTCCTTGGGATGTGCCGATATTGCTGGCAATTCATTCTCAAGCCATACCACAATTGGATGAGATCGCAGTCATCCTCACAAAGTGGGGGTCTTTTTGGACTGCATTACCCATATTTACTACAATCGCCATCGTCTTCTGGCAAAAGCGCCGATGGCGATCGCTAACTTATTTACTCACCACCGCATTCGGAAGTTTGATCATCAACCGCACTGCTAAAGAATTAATGCATCGAGTCCGTCCGCAACTATGGGTGTCTGGTGCGCCGGAATTTGATTATGCATTTCCCAGTGGTCATGCTATGACGAGTATGACTTTGGTAGTAGTTTTAGTAATTTTGAGCAAGGATAAACCCTGGCGCTGGTTAGTTATGCTTTTTGGCGGTTTATATGTCTTGGCGATCGCTTGGACAAGGCTTTATTTAGGGGTTCACTTCCCCAGCGATATTTTGGCAGGTTGGATGGTTGCGATCGCCTGGTCAATCGGAGTTAGTTTAATTATCAAACCTCACTTGATTGCAGCTAACCCCTTAAATAATGTTCAACCTGTAGAAGAAACTTCTTTATTACCAAAGGAAAAACAAATTTTAGCAGAAGATTGATCAGCTGTTACGCATTGAGGGACTTCCAAGTAAAAAATATTCCATTGCTATTGTTTACTGTTGACAGTTGGCTGTTAACTGTGAACCGTCAACAGTCAACAGTCAAGGACTTGAACGGAATAATTGATTTTTTGGAGTTTCCTCAACTTGCATAGTTACTTATCAGGATTGTCCAGAGTCAAATATCCTTGACAACCCAAACAAGATGTAGGCGCAATATTCAGTCAGCATAGCAATTATGCTTACTAGAAAATTTAGATACTGTAAATCAGTGTTAATTTATACGATTTCGAGTTTTTAGAATGGTTATACTCGTTTCTAGGTTCTACCTGGGAATTACGAAGTGGCTTTGCCACTTCTTTTTATGTAAATGGTAGCCTAAAAAATAATTAAAAACAAAAATGCAAACCATAAATGTAAATGTAATTACGTTTATTTTTGCTCTTATAGATTCTTATCCAATACTTGGCGGTTAAGGGGAAAAGGGAAAGAAAAAACCTTTAACCCTTAACCTTTAACCTTTTCCCCAAAACCAATTTTGGTTTCTAGATGTGATGTAGGGTGCATTCAGGTAAATGCGATCGCCACTCAGCAGCATCCAACACCCTACAATACGTGAGAAAGTTTATTTTGCGGTATTGGCTAATAGCTAGTCATTAAAATCATCTCGCCATTTATCGCGATTGTCTCTCATTTCTGCATCACGGAGCGATCGCGCTGGTTGCCAAGTTCCCCAACACAGTGCAGTTTGCCTTTCTAGGTGGTTGACAAATTGCATAATTGGCTGATCTATTTTGAGTGGAGTTTTTAAATCAAACTTAATTGTCTCAAAAATTTTAGAATCATCGTTAAAAAAATCCTGACCCAAAATATTAACTAGCCATAGCATAAATCGATTGTACAACTTACCAAAAATTCCCTTACGTTTCTGTATCATTAATATCGTTCGCCCTTCAGCCTTTCCCCCGTCAAGCAGGCGTAAGGTAAACATGATATATAAGTGCAAAAAATCGGGGCCAATTGTAACTATGCTAGTGCTACCGTACCAATAGCAAATACTATAGGTAATGGCATTTTTGTAAAAAGGACGAATCAGCTTAATTAGCCAGGAATCTTCGTTACCTCTTGTAGTATTGCTAAAAGTAATCGCATTTTGATTGAGTTCTTCTTTTTCAAAGACTATTTCTATTGGTAGCTTGTGAACTGTATGGAAATGTTGAGTATCAATGGCATTAATTACCACCACATTAGGGTGACATTTAGCTACAAAGTGACAAACCATTGTCACATCACATTCCTTGTGTTCTAACTCAGGAATAAAAGGTAGAGGCTGTAGCGGAATTTCTCCAGTCCAA contains the following coding sequences:
- the dnaJ gene encoding molecular chaperone DnaJ, with protein sequence MARDYYEILGVSRDADKEEIKQAYRRLARKYHPDVNKEPGAEERFKEINHAYEILSEPEIRERYNRFGEAGVSGGSAGFQDVSEGFADIFESIFSGFAGGMGGQTQRRRSGPVRGDDLRLDLKLDFREAVFGGEKEIRISHLETCDICSGSGAKPGTRPRTCSTCSGSGQVRRVTRTPFGSFTQVSTCPTCNGTGMVIEDKCEACDGKGTNQITKKLKITIPAGVDNGTRLRISQEGDAGQRGGPPGDLYVYLFVNEDEEFHRDGINILSEIKVSYLQAILGCRLEVDTVDGPVELIIPPGTQPNTVMKLENRGVPRLGNPVSRGDHLLTVLIDIPTKVTPEERELLEKLAKIKGDRTGKGGLEGFLGNLFK
- a CDS encoding sulfurtransferase TusA family protein — protein: MQLSSLSSPDAQLDLRGTPCPINFVRTKLRLEKMPPGSLLEVWLDPGEPIEQVPDSLVMAGYQVEQIADCAGYFSLLVRRPAIAQ
- the rsgA gene encoding small ribosomal subunit biogenesis GTPase RsgA — encoded protein: MTGEVNFATGQLLGTVLAVQANFYQVQLDLGDKEEKSDENFSASPYPSMLLCTRRTRLKKIGQQVMVGDRVVIEEPDWAGGRGAIADVLPRQTELDRPPIANANQLLLVFAVADPPLEPYQLSRFLVKGESTNLDVLLCLNKSDLVSPQMQQEISDRLVGWGYQPIFISVKNGINIGYLSEYLNNKITVIAGPSGVGKSSLINLLVPNVNLRVGEVSGKLARGRHTTRHVELFELPTQGLLADTPGFNQPDLDCTPEELVHYFPEARARLATGSCRFSDCLHREEPDCAVRGDWERYPHYLEFLSDAIAYQTQRQQQADPESTLKLKTKGKGQAQYEPKLESKKYRRVARKTQLQALQDLYQDSEE
- a CDS encoding glycoside hydrolase family 57 protein, translated to MAIGYVALVLHAHLPFVRHPESDYVLEEEWLYEAITETYIPLLKVFEGLKRDGIDFKITMSMTPPLVSMLRDPLLQERYDAHLAQLEELIELEAERNIHNGHLKYLAEHYATEFNEARQIWERYKGDLVTAFKEYQDTNNLEIITCGATHGYFPLMKMYPQAVWAQIQVACEHYEETFGKPPRGIWLPECAYYEGVERMLADAGLRYFLTDGHGILYARPRPRFGTYAPIFTETGVAAFGRDHESSQQVWSSEVGYPGAAEYREFYKDLGWEAEYEYIKPYIMPNGQRKNTGIKYHKITGRGLGLSDKALYDPYWAREKAAEHAANFMYNRERQAEHLHGIMQRPPIIVSPYDAELFGHWWYEGPWFIDYLFRKSWYDQKTYAMTHLADYLREQPTQQVCRPSQSSWGYKGFHEYWLNDTNAWIYPHLHKAAERMIEISHLEPEDELQWKALNQAARELLLAQSSDWAFIMRTGTMVPYAVRRTRSHLMRFNKIYDDVKIGKVDSGWLEKVELMDNIFPSINYRVYRPL
- a CDS encoding NAD(P)/FAD-dependent oxidoreductase; the protein is MQQASQATVILGGGFAGLFTALHLSQRKYTHQVILIEQRDRFSFKPLLYELLSGELHSAQVYPRYKELLASSSVTFVQDTVKSIDLEQSRVTLTSSRIFNYRNLVLALGSKTTYFNTPGAAEYAMPFTSGEQAIALRKHLRHRLHQAIQTSDPARRRLLLTVAIIGAGPAGIELACTLADLLPIWYDELGGDAAEIRVVLINRSKEILKGDVNSHLRCTAQRALKGRIIPVDFLFDAAVSKIQADSVEYQQNNKTQILQVGTIAWTAGTTANPLLMNLPVANNRGRLLVTPTLQLPDFPEVFAAGDCAADSDQPQPPTAQVAYQQGIAIAQNIQHQREGKSPIPVEIKMRGTLMKLGLNEGVANLFNKVQIPGQPGHLIREATYLQLLPNAAHNRKITTEWLTDELFQRHRPASYMQLGQTPWLSGVATLAAGVIFATPLVWRAAQPMQFQQNLHWTGVPTLLNQLAPPPQ
- a CDS encoding DoxX family membrane protein, encoding MRYLLNLRTAVSVNRIIMGLFFFVSGIANYLNFNVANGFYQTVITQKLQIIGPGIPPGWEGIGPLPSLIAIPYAWLLPLAEILVGALFALNYWVRWTGLLLILMTFSIILAFGIIPAGTLFPNGAESFNKNILFMTLIWICIAYDAYEQKMSRRRTEAMANYAVNNAMDDM